The nucleotide sequence acaattcaatcgattgtgttaCTATGCCAatcaattgaataagaaaataccCTTATTGCTTTACGAAATTCAATTGATTGGTAACACTACCAATCGATCAAATAAGAAAAGACTTATATTCTAAAGTGCAATTCAATCTATTGTGTAACATTCCAATCAATTGAATTTTTGAGAAAAACCCATATTGTAGTGTGATATTAAATCGATTGTGTTGTAcgttcaatcgattgaattaccaAAAAAACATGATTTTTCTGACGTTTACAGATGTAATGGATCAAGAACAAAAAAACTCATTGATTCGCATTATCAAAATATTTATGAAGGTCACAATTAATGAAAAAtctattttattattgtttttatttctaatgattaataaacataataaataaataataaaataataatttataaaataaaaaataaatttaataattaaataatatataaaaaattaaatagtagttaaaattaagtaaaaattatttaataattattaaaaatttaaaaagacatgttttatacttttattattaAACCATTTAATGGTCTATACTCTATACATTTTAAGTGTTGCGTTTTTGTGACACCGCGTAACAAAAAAGAACAAGTGAATAACCTGAGCTCCCATCTCCTCCATGGTCAGAAGAGACGGGAACTAATGACGAGAAGCTTTTTCCGATTAGTAGCACGAGTACGACTTCCCCACCGAACGCCCAAACCCATGACTAAGAACGACGACGTTTTCATTATTCATCCCGTGCGGACGATGGCGTCGTTTCACAGCCACTACCACAATGCCTTCTATCCCTCCGCCTCTCCACTACCATCACTCAAATCTTCCACCCTCTTCGGATTCGaaggtcttcttcttcttccgcaTTGCGCTTTTTTCAGTTGTTATTCTCTGTTTGTTTGAGTTCAAACTGTGCATTGTAACAGGGCAAAGGAGGAACATGTTCATCCAAACGCAGCCTACCCCGAATCCTTTGTCTCTCATGTTCTATCCCGAGAAGCCTGTCATGGAAGTTGGAAGCGCCGACTTCCCAAACACGCGTTCGGCTATGAATTCGCCTCTCGCTAAGTCACTCTTTAGAATTGATGGTATTTTTGTTTGTCCGCTAGTTCAATTTCATTTTGTAGCTTGCATTTTGGTGAATCCGTGTTTGTGGTTGTGTTGCAGGGATTACTAGGGTTTTCTTCGGGTCTGATTTTGTTACTTTGACGAAGTCGGAGGAATCTTCTTGGGAGTTCCTGAAGCCTGAGATATTTGCGGCCATTATGGACTTCTATTCCTCTGGGCAGCCGTTGTTTTTGGACTCTAAAGCTGCTGCAGCCATGGATACAGCTATTCAAGATGTAAATATTATGCATCCATGTTCTTTTTCTAGTTGATTCAAATGCTTATGTTGTTTTGTATTAATGATTACGCCACTCATTATGTATGTTTTGTCATTTTAGCTAATGTGAACCATGCTTCTTTGTGATTAGTTTATGAGGTCTTTGGCTTTTGCTAACCAACGTGCATATAGCTCATGTATTTGTCACTGAATCCGTTGTTTCATTCGGTTTAATAAGTACTCATGCTAGATTTATATCAGCAATATAATGACTTTTGCTTTGAGTTGCTGTCATGTGTGAGTTGCTACTAAGTTTGGTTAATCACTTTAGTCATCAAACATTTTGCTAAGGTAGACATTGTTTTCCATTCTTGTAATTTCTATTGTGTTGTGCCAACTGGAAGAAAACATGATATAGGAGTGTCTTTGTTCTTGTAcctttctttttatgttcttcttGGGTTTTGATGTCAAGTCACCATTTCCCCACTAATGTGGCGTATTCTCACTTGTATTTAAGTGTCTTGAAGCATGAAAAATGTCTTAACCCTGAAGTACATTTGAGTATCTACTCAACCATATTTGAGAGGCCTAAACTAAAAGATAGCATGCATGCCTTTTGTATAGGATGATTCGGCAACCGTTGCAATGATCAAGGAATTGTTGGAGACTCGTATTCGGCCGGCTGTGCAAGATGATGGTGGGGACATTGAATATCGAGGTTTTGATCCGTAAGTTCTTATAGTTTCTTATTTTGGTCTTGAAGCATGTCGATGAAACCTTTTGGAAGAGCATGCAACTACGGGCACTTTAGAATTATATTTGTACCGAGTTAATTTGTGTTTCGGTTTTTCTCTAGTGATACTGGAATGGTAAAACTTAGGATGCAAGGAGCATGTAGTGGGTGCCCAAGTTCATCAGTGACTCTGAAATCCGGCATTGAAAATATGTTGATGCATTATGTACCTGAGGTAAACAAGTTCTAGGATATCTTCTTGTGCTGAAATTAATATGGTTCTTGTTTCCTTGTGGATTATGCTTATGCTTTGAGCctttgaaacaaattttgttttggCTCATctagtttaataaaaaaaaatgcagcagCTTCGTTTTGTTGTAAGCTTAGAAACTAGAATTTGTAATGCGACAGTTACAAAACTTGATTTCCTTGTCATTATTTTTCACGTTCAGACTGCGAAATTTGGATTTAACTATCATAGGGATCATAGCTCTTTTTTTCCAGAAATGTTTGAtcaatatttcttttttatttttaagcttgttATCTAGTGTATTGAAATTAGCATCGATTATTggatattttatcaaagtaacaTTAATGGAATGGATTCCATGAAAAAGTTTTTCCAAATGTTGCTTGCTTTACAGGTCAAAGGTGTTCAACAAGAACTAGATGCTGAGGATGAGGAAGCCGCAGTAAGTGGACAAATGGAGTAGTAGAAGTGTAGAACTTGTTCGACATTTAGTTTTTTTAGATAGATTGCGAGCTCAGCAAAGTCTTCGGTGTGCACACGGAAATAATTCCCCAAATTGATCTGCTTCCCATAATTATTGGGCTTCCTTTTAAATTAAGTCCATTGATAAATTACAACCATTGTTTACCTATATGTTCACACACATTATATATTGATATCATAATTTTGGTTGCTCTCGATTCACACAATCAAGGTTGTAAATAGTGTTCAAGTGCTTAGGTATTGTAGTATTATTACTTTATTAGTCGATGTCCTACTTTATGCCTGACTAGTGCCTAAGACGGTTGAATAAATTGCATAACAGATTAACAGGTACCACTCATGTAATGTAATAACATCCGGTTTCTATCTTTTGGTTGCTAATCTTGCTTGAATTCCATATTTAATCTACCTATTTATACTTCTGTTTCATCTGTATGATTGTAAATGTCATGTATCGCAACTTAGTTTTGCTTTAAGGTGACCAATTTGAATaatgtttaatttcttgataatcaatttttaagtttagtttaacataaatttatatttaaaacatAATTCAGGTTTGTTGATATAtgaaattttattataaatacttAAATAGGATTTAATTTGAATATATTATAGGTGCTAaccaatttttataaaaacatAATTTCATTATTAATTAAAAAGTTGGAAATGTTGCTTTCTATTGTTTTTGCTATTTCATTTTTCGAttgtattttataaattttattatagtaaatttattattatatatcacTATCTTCAGCACCATTAAATAGCATTGCTTGAGATTGAAATGGTACTCTTAGCCTATGCTGTTTGTTTTTCACTCTTCATGGTTCTTGCCTATGAGGAATGTTATGTTGATACTCTAATCTTTACATAATGAGATAGGAACCTTAATCAAAAGTGAAAATTTGTTCTTGTTGGACATACAAACTAATGAGATCAAAATTGGATAACACTCTAATTGTATACCAGATATGAAAAAACAcatttaaaaaggaaaaagaggaaGTCCAACATGAATCTATTGTATGCCTATATACATTTGTCTGTTGTTTGTATCTTCTTTCTATCTGAAAACTGATGATTTCGATTCATATTTCCCAAAATGACTGACCCTTTAAAAAGGAGGCTTCCAGCGGCACATAATTTGGGAATTATGAGCCTTGATTGTTACATCTTGAAGCTAAATTTACAAACAGGTTACAACTTATCAGCTATTTCTCCTTGTCAATAAGACTTCAAAGATAACAAACATTTTAGCACGCTACACCAACGTAAACCAGTTGAAGTTGTTAAAGCACATGGAAGCTAGCGAAGTCATTCAAACAGATAGCATGTTCACCTACAATGTTGTCAACTGACCAAGAAGTTAGTTTCCTCAATTCTCTCTTTCATTGTGACTATTCCTTCTGGTATGTCACATATTGATTCAAGGTGTCAAAATATATCATTCATTTAAGGATCTTCAGGAACAAAATACGGCAGTGACAAACGAGAGAATAGAGGGAGTTATATTGGAATCTTCTCATTTCAAAGGTTTaaatacttggattttattaCTAAAGATAACTTCAAGAGAATGATCTTTTGACTTTTACCAAAAACATTTTCATCCAAAGAGAATTTTAGTGAACCAGTCAATAAATGAAGTGCACCTTTGTGAATGGATAGAATGCTATTCTTTTTTGTGGATTTCTTACTTACCAATATATATATTGTATTTCTGCATCTTTAATGTGTATCTAGTAAAATTGCAAGCCATCATCATTTGGAAGAAAAACCTCTGGGTGGACTACAGCACATGTGAAATTTAGAGCTCGTTGTAGCTTGCGTTCGTCGAAGACTTCAACATCGACAGAGAAGATTGAACTAACAGGTCTATGATCTGAAAGCTTATTTTCCGCACGCCTATATTCAAGTTGCCTTATTCCTTTTCCTTGCCACAATATACGATCACACCTGCATAATTTTACCCCACAGTCACTAAATGCATCTTACTTTGTCCTAATGGGAAATAGGAAAAGTACTTTCATCTCAATGTTTAGCAAGGGGGATGTATCATAGGATACAAATATGGAGACATGCCAATAAAAGTTGTGTATTCTATGTACTTCTCTGAAGTAGGGACATGAAAATAAGACAAAAATTTATGTCTTGTCTTTGTCACTTTATCTTTGTATTTGTGTCCTATTCTCAGAATCCAAATCTAAGCACATTTAATACTTGTTTAAGAAACATTTACAACCATTTAATGCTCCACAAGTATTTTTGGTGAAATAACTATTATAAAtttatctttattattattttttttactagaTATTATCAATTTATAATGTTAATGCATGCACCAATTAGAGATTCACAGGTTTGAGATCCTGGTCTTGACTTACCATGCTGGAGATCTCTTCTTTTCCCCTTCTTTTGGGTTCTCTCCAACATATTTATCAGAATTGAATTCATACTTGTAAGTTGGTGGGAAATTTATCAGTCCTTCTTTCCATCCTTCAAATACATGTCCACTATGTAACTCATTGCTTAGCTGCAAATGAGGTGTGGGAATTAGTAATAAATTCGTTTTATCTGTTAAAACTTCCAATCCTTTTAGTAACTCCAAGTATGTAGCTCTTAATGGATGAAGCTACCATCCATCTAAGAATTAATTCTTTGATAAAAGTTAAGAAAACACACATTAGAGACAAAGAATCTAGTCTATTCTGGAAATCAAATTCTCACCTGATCATAATTCATCAATTCATCCCATTTCTTCAGATCTACTAGCTTTCGAACCTCGGCATCTAACATGTTGATACGATAATTTAGGTCCCCAAACCAGAACATCTGACTGTTAGCAAGGAGCAACTCATTAGGAAGTCCACTCCACGATACTCGTGCTTTCACTTATGTGAATTTATTCAATTGAAAAAGCTTTACTAGAAGCAACAGATAATCTATTATGTTTAACAGTATATATACTACATAAGTCCTTTCTATaagttattttctttcttctatccAGAAAAGGAATTTTAAGGGGAGCCTTGGAGTAACAATTGAGTTATTTCGAGGTCACAAGTTCAAACCAGCAACTAATGCTTCCAATATGTTAGGCTCATTTGTGGCTTAACTTGCACTGGTTAATTTTTCAGATAGGATTCAAATTAGACTTTACTTGCATGGATTATAGGACATATAGCCAAGTTTTATAAAACATGATGACtccatttatataatatataggcAGAGTTACATAACTAAATCTTAtgttatggtgattcttttatcATACAATCCAATTCATAAAATCCTTTACTCAAACATACATTTTGTGATAGTCTCTTGCTTTTTGGAAGCTCAAAGTGACTGTATCAAATTACTTTCAGCATGAAATAAGACTTACTCATGAGATGGGATTGTCTGGGGTTGATCTGAATCAAGGACAGACGAGAAGCATGTGCGTCGCAGAATTTCATTAACATCTGCATTTCGTCTTTGCTCAGCCCCATCTTTCTGACCTGAAGTCAGATGGGAACAAACAAAACATAGGCGCGAATGAAAGAGAGACATACTAACTGAAACAGATCCCTGCATCGGGAACAATGTTATCAGCACCAATCAGGTCAGAATAAGCAAGTTCAGAGTTGTAAATGTACATATACAATTATATGGTGAGTTTTTCATGGTTTCATATATGCAATGCATATGGACAACCACTGATCACGTTGTAGAACTTCATGACCTGGATGTGTTGTTCCTCTCACATTGTGTACTAATAAATGAGCAACAAGCACCTTACACCATGATGAGTTGCAATGTGACGAGTCTACATACTCTTGCACTGACAGTGACATGAAACTCCATAGTAGACTCTTGTGAACACATCTAAACACACCTCGCCAATAATTTATAGTGAAATGTTTTATGATTCCTAGTTAACACTTGTGTGAAATTCTTAATGTCATGATGTCACTTAGGCTGTGCTTGTTTATAAGGACAGGACACTGAGACATAAAATTGTGTTTGACAGgtgagacatggacagagacgtGTCCTACGatattgaattagtgtattttgtgtcttttctaacAGGAAGGACACAGAGACACTAAACAAATatacaacttatttttttattttttttattatcattatcaaatttttataattatatattttattattttatttttattctaaattttgtgtGGAAAAAAAGGATAAATTAgactttttattatttattttatcttacaTTTAATTCACCACCAAATAACTCAATGTAACTGTTTCACGACAAAAATATAGACACCAGGGAGTAGCAAACttgtttgaaaaagaaagacaagCACATAAAGAACCAAAATGTTTCTGTCTTAGGAaagttttactttgaattttctctATTTTCCCAACGTCTCAGTATTTTGTGTCTTGAAACAGATAACAAAAAGAGCCTTAATGTCTCATCAATAAAATATTCCTACCACCTATGTTTATAAATGATGTGACTCACTCACATTCAATGTGGAAGTAGAACTAAGCCATTACCTTGTTTCCCATGTAGCCCATAAGACCAACTCCAACCGGAGAAACTTTCAAGTTATTAATGTGTCTTCTTAACTTCCTTTGCACCCAGACAGATACATAGATCCCCACCATTTGCTTGCTAACAATTCGAACATAAGCAGGATGCGATTTCATGGTGCCTAGCCCATTATCATCCTTGTCATTTGGCAATTCAGAAAAAGTATCATCTTCCTCATCAGATAACATGTCAGACACATGTGAAATAGGATCAGTTACTACTTCTTCAGGCACCACCTTCTGCTCTTTCCAGAACAAATTCAAGTTTCCAGAACTATGGTGTGACCGTGTCATCCCACCACCATACACCAAAGCATTACCCCTCCAGTTCAATTCGGAGCTGCTTAGTACTCTTCGCAACTTGGGGCCAGAATCAACAATGGGAGTTGCATCTAGTGGACGTTCTGGCCAATCTAACGTAGTCTTAATATCAACACCATATACTCTTCTCAACTGTAAGTTCTTCCCTATACCGAGTATGTTGTTCACTTCCTCATGTTCTAGATAATCATTATCGAAAGCTCTGCCGTACGCTTCGTCCATCATATCTAATGGATTAGTGTCTATACTGTCTGCTAGAACATCAGGAGCAGAAGAGGTTCTTAGTACAGGAGAATGAGGGCCACTGAGGCTTTTGTCTTCACTTTCACATTCAGAagttttgttcagagttcttcTAATGATTGCTTCCCATTTCCGGATCGGTGTATTGTCCTCTGCTCCCAGTACATTTCCGGCATTTAACGGAACTACCTCTTGGAAACTGTTACAATACAGAACACCAATTCGAAGACCAATTTTAAAATGGAAACTCATAGTGTAAGTGTATGAAGTAGGCTTAGTTTAGCATAAGGATACAGATAGATATTTGGTAAATGCATACTAAGCATATATTTTTTCTTCACTAAATCCATTCTTATGAACCATAGGAATGAAAAACTCAGCATCCATTGAAGAACAAATTTACAGGATTCCAGGGTGAAGTTTTGCATGATTAAATCCGTTGTGTGCTAATCAGTGAAAAGATTTAGCAGATAAAGATACTTTGCAAATAAGATATACTGATTGAATAAATAGGTGATAAATATCATTGAAATCAATTAATACAGTTCAACAGAAACAAAACTCTATGAACTATAACATGAAAAAAGTAATTGAAACTATGTAATAAACTTGTAACACAGAGCTATGTGAACAATCAGATTAGATCACGGTATATAAGATTCTCCCAAAAGTTTCTTGAGTGATCCTAACATATGTCatcagtaaaagaaaaatatatataaaaaggtACAAATGTCATTAATGTAAAAAGACAAACAGTTTGGGGAGAAAAACACAGAAAGgagaaagtaaataacaaaatTATCAGGCAAATTGATAGAACACACACCCAATGATGTAGATATCTGCTGGTTCTTCAGTACAAAGCCAGTCTTCAATCTCAAGATCCTTAGATGGAAGTCTTCCAGCAACATTCCAAGTTCCAACTGTTATCCTGCaaaacaataataatttttattattattttattaaacatttCTTTCATTTACATAATATGCTACATAACCAGATAATTAATGACCAAACCTCACTTCCTTTGTGTTTATGTATTGTGCACGCAACGTTTCAGATTTTCCTCTTCGATGTTTCGGCTTGTATCCCTTACAAGATGCATCTGAATTACAAATAGCACTGAACTCTTCAGTATCAAAGGAAGTAAGTAATTCATTTGAGTTCAGAAAATTATTCAACTACTTGGCTTGGAAACTTTCTTTGACTTTCTCCACTTCTTGCTTTATTTGACATTTTTAAGTGTTTCAATTTCCTTTATTTTGGAAAAGAATATTTCAGCTCCATACTTAGGCAAGTTTGATTCCAAATAAGAAcatatgttttctttttcaatgtcTACCAAAAAGTGAGAACAAATTAAAGCTATGCAAGCCAATAGAAGATGATGACATATTTATTAGATTCTAAATTTCATAATTAAGCAGCTGCAACTAATAACAGAAAAGAGAACACAAGAACACAACTTTAAAAATCGTTAGAAAaacagtttttttattttattttattttttaaacattcTTTTCTTAAATCTCTTAAAGAACTGGATTACTGCATGGGAATTAAGTAATACCTGGTACCGTTTGACTTGGGAATCTGGATTGTGTTCTTCTAAGTGGAttatcttcttcatgatgatgatgcagACGATGTCTTGAATTTTTAAGAGAGCAAGCTGGATTCATAAAAGTCAAAAATTACAAAcaaaggcgaaaaaaaaaagaatatattaAAACCAAAAATCATACCATCATCTTCACTCTCAGTTTCAGTTTCAGTTTCAGTGTCTACTTCATCTTCACTAAAATCATATACCTGTGGCTTTATATTTAGCCATTTCTTCATCACAATTGAAGGCCAAAAGGCCTGCAATGAAATGAAATTAGGAATATTCTTCACCAAACATAGAGTTGAAGATATTTATAGTAAGCTTCAGAGGCAAGTTATTGTATAAAAGGCTTAGTTATTAGTTGTTGCACATTACTTACCTCTGAGCGTTTTCCTCTCTTTGATTTCATTGCCTCAGGTCAATTCAATAGAACTAATGTACTACTGTGCAAAACTTTCAAAGTTCAAGTTCTTAAATATATGGAACCATTCATCACTCACTCATCACATTAGTTACTTAATTTGTTatacattattgttattgatgttaattatttaatttatttggttGCTGAACATTTAAATAGGGATGTCTAATGTCTTCTCCGATTGTAACAATTAACAAAACAAACTTggagtttttcttctttttttattttttaaaaagtgtCCAATAGAAGGAAGATCCCTATTTAGGACCAAACAGAAAAGGACGGAATAAAAGTGTGACTATATCAGCAAAACATCCACAACCGCAACTTGCATAACATTaacaattcaaataaaaaaagggAATATTACTGGTCCTCACAGCACTTGAACATTttcttataataataaaaatattctaaaatGAAATTTCAGGAGAAGATTTAGAAGCGGCCAACACCAATAAATGTCATTTTcaagaaaaacacacacacacacacacatatatatatatatacatatatagcaaCTGAATTCTACATCATTGAGCCAACCAGTAAAGAACTGTAGCGTAGTAGACTAATAGTATTGCAGAACAACTTACCGTGGATTATTTTTGGGTATTTGCAAAAGATGCCCAAGTGGAGTAGAGTACAAATTTAAAAAATCTGGGACCAGGGGAAAGGTGATTTGAGAAAAAAAGGCAAGAAAAATAAGGATACGAAGAGCATTTCGTTAGTAAACAAGATTATATTTATATGGATTCGGTCGGGGTAGTTGGTAAGGATATGAAGAGCATTGATTTCGAGATCTGTTGTTATAGTTAATAGAGAAAATTCCACTCCCCTTCTTTACGAAATGTTAAAATGACActcttctctcctctctctataaaatatatatttttcttttttataacttttaaaaaattttatttttaatctattttaaattttttgtattaactaatgttaattttatctatttttttaataCTCTTCTTGGATCCATGCTAATTGCAACTGACAAGCTTTTTAAGAATATAATAGATGTTCTACATAATCGAAAAGAAACTAATTGAGAAATAtagaaataatattattttttgagAAGAACAAAGGAGAGGGTAAAGTAAACAAAGTAAAGCCACCACAACAACAAATTGATGAGATGCTAATTAAAATATGTTTGGGGCATCATTTGTTAAATAAAAGAAACCAAAATTTTGTTGTGTTCAATTAGTGCACGTTAAAAATCCTTGCCAACTGTACGTAATAGAATACTTAGTGTGTGTTTTgggttgaattttgaatttaatattttttctctttcgACCCCAAAGTTTTATGATTTTCATCTGAATCCAACTTGGATGCTTTTTATGAATGCACAAAAATTATTATCTACAGTAGTAGTTGCGCAATATAGCATTATTCATATAGAAACTTTCTGCAAATTACGCTAATTAgatattgtttatttttatttttttcaatattcAATTGAATAACTATCTAATATAAAGGAACGCATGCAATTGgggttttaattttagttatgagAAGAATATtgcacataataaattaataatagcaTATTATATTATTAATGGTATATGCTACAGTTGTTGATTCACCAGTGCCACAAAATGAGAAAGCTAATGCATCAGCAGACACTAAAACTGATGACGAATGGCACCCAAAAAAGAAAATATGCATATAACCACTGCCAAGATATTGCTATTGGCCCCACAATTAGGAAGGTTTTCATTTATAATTAGGATCCTTCTATTAAGATATAGAATAATTCCTAATTGTGTCTATAGATATATATACGTATTTTTTTGGGTCATATTTATCGTTAAGTATACtgactaattttattttattttattttcccttaATTTGTAGGTTTTCTTAGGTAGATGAAATAATTGGTTCAccattttaaaagtttttaattattataagatAATGATTAAACCTTCAATTAAAGAAGGATAATCTTCTTCCATGCAACCATACTTTTTAAGTTTACTCATTTCATACGTAAGATAGTATCTATTTGAGATATCAATTCAAATTTGAGAATTAGAATATAATTAATGGCGAatgaacaaacaaaataaaataaaatagagactatataatttaataataattatatattaagtGTATTAAATAAAACATCAATTTAGATGTCTAGTTaagcaattttctttttaaaataatatttgaataggTAAACGTAAAGTATCTATAAAGATGGTTCAATTTAATAGTAAGAAATAATAAACTTGAAAACTTGAATATTAAGGtggtgattatatatatatatataagcattgAGTATGGATACGAAATCCATTCAACTAACTTTTTTGGTAGGGGCTCGAAATACTATAGCTTGAATATTcaaaaatctttctcttatatatagtatatattaaAGAAAACATAGTTGAGACTTTAAGACATTAAATAAATGTGTGCGCTTACCTCAAATAGGCAACTAACCAGTGAGTGTGTAGTGATTAAGATTCACTATGCTAAGTACAGCTGTATAACCATTGGTTAGCCGGTTCATATTAACataatattttctttcttct is from Arachis ipaensis cultivar K30076 chromosome B01, Araip1.1, whole genome shotgun sequence and encodes:
- the LOC107628621 gene encoding nifU-like protein 4, mitochondrial, which gives rise to MTRSFFRLVARVRLPHRTPKPMTKNDDVFIIHPVRTMASFHSHYHNAFYPSASPLPSLKSSTLFGFEGQRRNMFIQTQPTPNPLSLMFYPEKPVMEVGSADFPNTRSAMNSPLAKSLFRIDGITRVFFGSDFVTLTKSEESSWEFLKPEIFAAIMDFYSSGQPLFLDSKAAAAMDTAIQDDDSATVAMIKELLETRIRPAVQDDGGDIEYRGFDPDTGMVKLRMQGACSGCPSSSVTLKSGIENMLMHYVPEVKGVQQELDAEDEEAAVSGQME
- the LOC107628630 gene encoding type I inositol polyphosphate 5-phosphatase 2 isoform X1, coding for MKSKRGKRSEAFWPSIVMKKWLNIKPQVYDFSEDEVDTETETETESEDDACSLKNSRHRLHHHHEEDNPLRRTQSRFPSQTVPDASCKGYKPKHRRGKSETLRAQYINTKEVRITVGTWNVAGRLPSKDLEIEDWLCTEEPADIYIIGFQEVVPLNAGNVLGAEDNTPIRKWEAIIRRTLNKTSECESEDKSLSGPHSPVLRTSSAPDVLADSIDTNPLDMMDEAYGRAFDNDYLEHEEVNNILGIGKNLQLRRVYGVDIKTTLDWPERPLDATPIVDSGPKLRRVLSSSELNWRGNALVYGGGMTRSHHSSGNLNLFWKEQKVVPEEVVTDPISHVSDMLSDEEDDTFSELPNDKDDNGLGTMKSHPAYVRIVSKQMVGIYVSVWVQRKLRRHINNLKVSPVGVGLMGYMGNKGSVSVSMSLFHSRLCFVCSHLTSGQKDGAEQRRNADVNEILRRTCFSSVLDSDQPQTIPSHDQMFWFGDLNYRINMLDAEVRKLVDLKKWDELMNYDQLSNELHSGHVFEGWKEGLINFPPTYKYEFNSDKYVGENPKEGEKKRSPAWCDRILWQGKGIRQLEYRRAENKLSDHRPVSSIFSVDVEVFDERKLQRALNFTCAVVHPEVFLPNDDGLQFY
- the LOC107628630 gene encoding type I inositol polyphosphate 5-phosphatase 2 isoform X2 gives rise to the protein MKKWLNIKPQVYDFSEDEVDTETETETESEDDACSLKNSRHRLHHHHEEDNPLRRTQSRFPSQTVPDASCKGYKPKHRRGKSETLRAQYINTKEVRITVGTWNVAGRLPSKDLEIEDWLCTEEPADIYIIGFQEVVPLNAGNVLGAEDNTPIRKWEAIIRRTLNKTSECESEDKSLSGPHSPVLRTSSAPDVLADSIDTNPLDMMDEAYGRAFDNDYLEHEEVNNILGIGKNLQLRRVYGVDIKTTLDWPERPLDATPIVDSGPKLRRVLSSSELNWRGNALVYGGGMTRSHHSSGNLNLFWKEQKVVPEEVVTDPISHVSDMLSDEEDDTFSELPNDKDDNGLGTMKSHPAYVRIVSKQMVGIYVSVWVQRKLRRHINNLKVSPVGVGLMGYMGNKGSVSVSMSLFHSRLCFVCSHLTSGQKDGAEQRRNADVNEILRRTCFSSVLDSDQPQTIPSHDQMFWFGDLNYRINMLDAEVRKLVDLKKWDELMNYDQLSNELHSGHVFEGWKEGLINFPPTYKYEFNSDKYVGENPKEGEKKRSPAWCDRILWQGKGIRQLEYRRAENKLSDHRPVSSIFSVDVEVFDERKLQRALNFTCAVVHPEVFLPNDDGLQFY
- the LOC107628630 gene encoding type I inositol polyphosphate 5-phosphatase 2 isoform X3, whose protein sequence is MKSKRGKRSEAFWPSIVMKKWLNIKPQVYDFSEDEVDTETETETESEDDACSLKNSRHRLHHHHEEDNPLRRTQSRFPSQTVPDASCKGYKPKHRRGKSETLRAQYINTKEVRITVGTWNVAGRLPSKDLEIEDWLCTEEPADIYIIGFQEVVPLNAGNVLGAEDNTPIRKWEAIIRRTLNKTSECESEDKSLSGPHSPVLRTSSAPDVLADSIDTNPLDMMDEAYGRAFDNDYLEHEEVNNILGIGKNLQLRRVYGVDIKTTLDWPERPLDATPIVDSGPKLRRVLSSSELNWRGNALVYGGGMTRSHHSSGNLNLFWKEQKVVPEEVVTDPISHVSDMLSDEEDDTFSELPNDKDDNGLGTMKSHPAYVRIVSKQMVGIYVSVWVQRKLRRHINNLKVSPVGVGLMGYMGNKGSVSVSMSLFHSRLCFVCSHLTSGQKDVSSVLDSDQPQTIPSHDQMFWFGDLNYRINMLDAEVRKLVDLKKWDELMNYDQLSNELHSGHVFEGWKEGLINFPPTYKYEFNSDKYVGENPKEGEKKRSPAWCDRILWQGKGIRQLEYRRAENKLSDHRPVSSIFSVDVEVFDERKLQRALNFTCAVVHPEVFLPNDDGLQFY